From one Bacteroidota bacterium genomic stretch:
- a CDS encoding DUF1735 domain-containing protein, whose translation MKNIFKIMFVFIVVGALFVACDKITYFDANTNAPDANATYYLQFINASKTFETGVTEAGGLVEVTSSIAVVLMGTPQAQDITVNLVLDPSSTFTSSMYTLSANSITIPAGKTSGAVTFSTVAANMPVGQTIKFVMNMDAGEHNNPNTKAIQLTYKIKRIEFCPLANGVADLVGSWSGTDGQGDYTYSSQIKTAVNGTKLAVSGMSVGFMNNFWGEAVIAGGTFDMTVTGNGLVDIPRQYIYTTTYAGAPYDYEIKGSGKWTNCGANPTLLINYDIYYPGDVKGLAATYASYLGGVAYLTANITLSGSTKSAVIKGTTPLRKVVKR comes from the coding sequence ATGAAAAATATATTTAAAATAATGTTTGTTTTTATCGTTGTCGGAGCTCTTTTTGTTGCGTGCGATAAAATAACATACTTTGATGCAAACACCAATGCCCCTGATGCAAATGCAACTTATTACCTGCAGTTTATAAATGCTTCTAAAACATTTGAAACTGGAGTTACCGAGGCAGGGGGATTAGTAGAAGTTACAAGCTCGATTGCAGTCGTCTTGATGGGGACTCCCCAAGCACAGGATATTACAGTTAATCTTGTTTTGGACCCATCTAGTACTTTTACTTCCAGTATGTATACACTTTCAGCGAATAGCATTACTATTCCGGCTGGTAAAACTTCGGGTGCAGTTACTTTTTCAACAGTTGCTGCAAACATGCCTGTTGGCCAAACCATAAAATTTGTAATGAATATGGATGCTGGTGAGCATAATAATCCGAACACTAAAGCGATTCAACTAACTTATAAAATTAAACGAATTGAATTTTGTCCTCTTGCAAATGGAGTTGCTGATTTAGTAGGTTCTTGGTCTGGAACTGACGGACAAGGTGATTATACCTACTCAAGTCAGATTAAAACTGCCGTTAATGGAACGAAGTTAGCCGTTTCCGGTATGAGTGTTGGTTTTATGAATAATTTTTGGGGTGAAGCGGTTATTGCCGGTGGAACTTTTGATATGACGGTCACAGGAAATGGCTTGGTTGATATTCCACGACAATATATTTACACAACCACCTATGCCGGTGCTCCTTATGACTATGAAATAAAAGGTAGCGGTAAATGGACTAATTGTGGTGCTAATCCTACTTTATTGATCAATTATGATATTTACTATCCTGGTGATGTAAAAGGTTTGGCTGCAACCTATGCTTCTTATCTTGGAGGTGTTGCATATTTAACAGCTAATATCACGTTATCTGGAAGCACAAAATCTGCTGTAATTAAAGGTACAACACCTTTAAGAAAAGTAGTTAAAAGATAA
- a CDS encoding SusD/RagB family nutrient-binding outer membrane lipoprotein: MKKYNNIFKALGLIFVFVLILSSCSKWIDTDINIDPDSPADVPMKLMLPAIEQSMGYNMTGNDIVRVSNMWMQQFDGVVRQSNTQAEYTYLPADINNTWTSIYAEIFINSKVLIDKAENTEGKVSPYYAGIGKVIMATTLGIATDVFGDMPYSEALKGNENILTPSYDSQETLYSTINSTLTAAIADLSATANAVAVAGDVIYAGNVAKWKKAAYSIKARHALQLGGVNGNAAYTAALDAAANGFASNADDYQVPWEASNRNPIFQFMEQRTDIRMGATLVDMMKLTNDPRIPFYCAKDGAGAYSGSIIGSLNENASKPGNYIAGATASSVIMTYAELKFIQAEANFRLGNTAPAQAAFEAAVAASVLKVTGSANASWLAANITGVPVTLELIMKQKYIATFGTNQAYADYRRTGLPAITPHPRGVLPAVPTRFPYAQSEINYNSANVPSVQISDKLWWDR, translated from the coding sequence ATGAAAAAATATAATAATATTTTCAAAGCATTAGGATTAATATTTGTCTTTGTCCTGATTCTTTCTTCATGTTCAAAGTGGATCGACACTGATATTAATATCGATCCGGATTCCCCTGCAGATGTACCAATGAAATTGATGCTTCCTGCAATTGAGCAATCAATGGGATATAATATGACGGGAAACGATATCGTTCGTGTTTCCAATATGTGGATGCAGCAATTTGATGGCGTTGTTCGTCAATCCAATACTCAAGCTGAATACACCTATTTACCTGCTGATATTAATAATACATGGACCTCTATATACGCAGAAATTTTTATAAATTCTAAAGTGTTAATTGATAAAGCTGAAAATACAGAAGGTAAAGTATCTCCTTATTATGCCGGTATTGGCAAAGTTATCATGGCTACCACTCTTGGAATTGCCACTGATGTATTTGGTGATATGCCATACAGCGAAGCCCTAAAAGGGAATGAAAACATTTTAACACCTTCTTATGATTCACAAGAAACACTATATTCTACCATTAATTCAACACTTACTGCAGCTATTGCAGATTTAAGTGCTACTGCAAATGCTGTAGCAGTTGCTGGTGATGTGATCTATGCCGGAAATGTTGCAAAATGGAAAAAAGCGGCTTATTCAATAAAAGCACGACATGCTCTTCAATTAGGTGGTGTTAATGGAAATGCTGCCTATACTGCTGCACTAGATGCTGCTGCCAATGGATTTGCTTCCAATGCTGATGATTATCAGGTACCTTGGGAAGCAAGCAATCGCAACCCAATTTTTCAATTTATGGAGCAACGTACGGATATTCGTATGGGTGCCACTTTGGTTGATATGATGAAGCTTACTAATGATCCTCGTATTCCTTTCTATTGTGCAAAAGATGGCGCTGGTGCTTATAGTGGCAGTATTATTGGCTCCTTAAATGAAAATGCATCAAAGCCTGGCAATTATATTGCAGGAGCTACTGCTTCCTCAGTAATTATGACTTATGCTGAACTTAAATTTATTCAAGCAGAGGCCAATTTCAGGTTAGGAAATACCGCTCCGGCTCAAGCTGCTTTCGAAGCTGCAGTTGCTGCATCTGTTCTTAAAGTAACAGGTTCGGCTAATGCTAGTTGGTTAGCCGCTAACATTACCGGAGTTCCTGTAACACTTGAGCTTATTATGAAACAAAAGTATATAGCTACTTTTGGAACGAACCAAGCTTATGCAGATTACAGAAGAACAGGATTACCTGCAATTACACCCCATCCCAGAGGTGTTCTTCCAGCAGTCCCAACACGTTTCCCATATGCTCAGAGTGAAATTAATTACAACAGTGCAAATGTTCCTTCTGTGCAGATTAGTGACAAACTTTGGTGGGATAGATAA